The DNA sequence TCCTTGTGCCCTTTTGTTAGCCCTAATTCCCTCGTTCTGTGATTTTGATGAAACCAGATCTGCGGTATTGTTAATTTGAATGTGTTCACACTAATTCCTTTGTATTTTTCATGGATATTCATGTATCAATTatattctcaatttaatttttttgcaatTTACGGGTTCTTTCTTTTCCGTCCTTCAATGGAGCTTTTACATGGTCTCTCACTCTCTGTTGTTGAAATGTATTTTGCTGCTTTAAAACAATGGAATTAGGAATTATGAATCGGATATAAAATCTTTGAGCACTATTCCAAATAATAATTTACGGGTTCTTTCTTTTCCGtccttcaatttaatttttttgcaatTTACGGGTTCTTTCTTTTCCGTCCTTCAATGGAGCTTTTACATGGTCTCTCACTCTCTGTTGTTGAAATGTATTTTGCTGCTTTAAAACAATGGAATTAGGAATTATGAATCGGATATAAAATCTTTGAGCACTATTCCAAATAATAATATGTTTACAGTAGGAGAAATTCATACGTAATTAATATAGATTGTAGATAAATTTGCATAGGAATCTGAAGGTTTAGGGTTCTGCAGATGGCAAGTGGGTTTGGGGAATCAACGAGCAAGTCTCCCCCAAGCCCTTCGTACTCGAACAACAGCAATAACAACAATGATGCTGGCAATTTTGAATGCAACATATGCTTCGATTTAGCACAAGACCCAATTATCACTTTGTGTGGCCACCTCTTCTGCTGGCCATGTCTCTACAAGTGGCTTCACCTCCACTCGCAATCGCAAGAATGCCCCGTCTGCAAGGCCGCCATTGAGGAGGAGAAGCTGGTTCCATTGTATGGGAGAGGGAAGACATCAACTGACCCGAGATCAAAAACTATTCCGGGTCTTAATATCCCTCATCGTCCTACCGGTCAGAGACCTGAAACTGCAGCTCCTCCTCCCGAAGCAAACCATTTTCATCAACATGGATTTGGTCTAATGGGTGGCTTGGGAGGCTTTGCACCAATGGCGACTGCAAGATTTGGGAATTTCACCTTGTCTGCGGCATTTGGTGGTTTTATACCATCCTTGTTCAACTTTCAATTGCACGGATATCATAATGGGTCCATGTATGGTGGAGCAGCTGGTTATCCTTATGGATACTCTAATTCATTTCACGGTGTCCATGCTCATAGATATCCTCTGCATGCTGGTCAAGGGCAACAAGATTATTACCTGAAGAGGCTCCTTCTGTTTGTCGTCTTCTTTGTTGTCCTTGCTTTTATCTGGCAATAGATTTGATAGATTGCCACCAGAACCAAATTTATGCTCTCATAAATCTTCTGGTGcgtcctttttttcttcttcagggTTACTAAACAAATTTGTTCATATAGTACTGTCTGTTATTCTTGTAGTTATGTTCTTTATGATCGCTTTGTGAGACTTGACTTGCATGATAAGCCAACGCACATGTACACATAGATGTTGATTTGATTGTGATTATACCTGCTCTCGATATATAAGGTAGTAGAACTAGTGAAGTTATgcttattttcattgtcattttaATGTTCATATCCTTATATTATATCAGCAATTATCTGGTTATGAACTACTTTCTTTATTTACTAGCTTTACGGATTCAACGTTCCACTCATTGATTTTCACTATCTTGATTGTGGATTTGCGCacattatataatatctatattTAGATTTTATATTGTTCTTCTGTATTTgactccttatatatatatatatatatatatatatatatatatatatatatatatatatatatatatatatatataacataaaaaaataacttgtgCTTAGTTTGATGAAAGCAAATTCAAGCCTTTTTGTAGTTCACTAGGATCAGATATGTTTATGATAAAACAAATCAACGAAGTAGCTTTTGGAGAATGACGCAGTGGACATGTTGCACTGTATTATGAATTCATGATTGTTATACCCCATCACATCTTGATCTCCACTTACTTTTCTGCTCATCTTATGGTCTGTTTTACATCATTGTTCATTTTCGTACCTCACTACCTTGTAATCTGTCATGTTTCTATAGCACGTCTGAAGGTTTCTGCATCTTCTACATACTTTTTGAGTTTTTTTCTCGCTTGTCACTCAGATGTCAATCATGTCATACGCGTTGTGCATATTgtaaatgttttaaaaaataaaatagtgaaCTATTATTTCTATCCATGACAATTTAGGACGCTGACAAATTTActcacaaataaacaaaaattatcaTTTCTACACAGAAAAGATAGACTTTTGCTAACAAAACTATCCGaactctaaaaaattatttaaaatttctaaaatacCTTTTATTATAATCTAACTTCTCTTTTTTATTTCACATTACATCTCCCACCCAAATATTTTTTCACCACCACTCTCATCCACAACCACTACTATCACAGCCAATCATCACCATTTCCAAATCCTTCTCTTTACCACTACCATCGAACAAGGGAGGAAGAGTGAGAGAGAAAACTGAAACAAAGAGAGTGAGAGAAGTTATTTATCACTGctggaaaatttattttgaaaaggagcATTCAGATTCAGAATttcacattcaaattcaaataacaatgTCTCAACCGAACCATATTGTTAGCAACAGAATTATAAATACATTCAAATCCCAACAATAGAAGTGAAACATTCAAATTCAACAATCATATATCTACAATTCAATAATAAGTCAATTATGGAGATGCAGAATTAGAGAATGaagcaacaaaaattaaaaattaaaaattaaaaattaaaatagactaTAACGACAACATATTGCTGAATCTTCGAACCTCTCAATCCCAACTTCAAAGCTCCGTGAGCAGTGCTTCAAAGTTGAAACGTTGGCGCGGGAGGCTGTTGTCGGAGGGGGGTGATGGCAGTGGTGTTAGAGAAGGTGGTGAGGGCAGTGGTGGTGATGACGGCAGTGATGGTGATAGTTGGGGATGAGAGCGGCAGTGAAGAAAGATTTGAGTGGTAGTGGGGTTTGGGATTGGAAAAGTGGTGGTGTGGAGTAAAAAGAGAAGTTAGAGTTACGTTATATTAGAGagtattttgaaaaatttaaataattttttaggatGGATAGTTTTGTTAACAAAAGTCTATCTTTCACGGGTAGAAataatagttttatttatttgtgaGTAGATTTATCAGCATTCTAAACTTTCAAATAGATAAAAATGGTAatttacttaaaataaaaaacaaatgatAAAAGGTGCAATACACGTTTTTTTGGTCATTAATACACGAGTTAAACAGGTGTAATGTATTGGGAACAACAACATAAATTGTAGCATGTGGGCCCTGACTGCGGAAAGGCCCAATTATATGCAATTCGTGCTTTTGTTTTTATGGGTAGCGTTAAAATTTTCTTCATGCATTGTATCCAACTCACTCCAAGCCCATATTCTTTAAGCATATGGCAAATTGCCAAAGGAGAAGTTAATTTTAGTATTCTGCAAAGCAAATGAGAAGTGAGAACAATGTTAAATAGTTGACTTTGCTGACTTACATGCAAATGATCAAAATATAAAGGTATTAGTCACTTtgatttttatttcattatttctcACGATTACTAAACCATTAACATTTTCCTTCGCAAATCGCAATATCGTGATAAGTGTTTAAGATCTTGTCTATATACAAAGAACAAACGACAAGTACAAGTTATAAGATTACTTGTATGATTCTTTAAGTAAATTTCCTTTCAGCCCTTAACTTAGATTTAACTATGTTTCAGTCATAGGCCATTCCTACTTTTATGTGAAATGGGTAGTTGGGTACCAAGAATATAGTAAAGAAAGACACAAACAAGTCAATTTCTAAATTATAGCTTTTAACCTGATCCTGAAAATTAAACTGGACTGACCGGTTTCAATCGGATTAACTAAAAACCGATCACTTGATCGATTTGGTTGATTCCAAAAATCGTATGACAAAATATTGATAATCAACCGAACTGGTAATTAATTGGCGAACCGTCGAAACTGGCCAGACTTTTAAAGATGTTCGGTTCAGTGGTTATAGCTCAAAATGGCATCGTTtagcaaccaaaaaaaaaaatttcccaaTAATAATACCCGTATGAAGGCACTTGAcccctctctttctctttgaCAATTCAAATTGGAGAACCCCAGTGCCAAACCTCCTTCGAACGTAGCTGCAGCAGCCACCAACCCTCTTCAATCATCgccgaactcttctcctctgaGGATAGACCGTGGGTGTTGCGTTGTGTGTGGAAGCTCTGTTCAGCGGTtcggctctctctctctctctttctctctctctgtgtgtgtgtgtgtgtgtgtctctctctctctttctctatatgtctgtgtgtgtgtgtgtgtctctctctctctctctgtgtctcTATGTGTGTGTGCGCGCGCGTGTGCGCATGTGCGTGTGCGTGTGCGTGTCTTCGCCGACAGTTCCCATTCTTCTGGCAGCGTCACTTCCCTTCCTCCCTCTGTGCCGGTAAGCACTATTGCTTGaaattatttttgcttgttttgtaATTTGTACTTTTGGTAATAATACTGAAATGCTAATTTTCAGATTTGTTAATACTTTTGTTAATAATACTAGGTTCTCATCGTTTGTGGCGGTTCTCATCGTTCCCTTTCTCATCGCCATCGCATGAAGGTCGAGCTTGTGGCATTGCCAAGCTCAACAGCCCTACTTCGAGCTCTCTCTTGCTATCTCCGTCATCATCACCACCCTTCCTTCCTCGCGCTAGTAAGCTCTCTATCTtcaatttatttttgcttgtttgatTCTATGTTGCTGAGTTAGGTTTAATTGTGAGTTGCTGGTTTTAATTTTGAGTTGCTGAGTTATAGATGATGATTTTATTGATGTTTTTTTATTCTGAGTTGCTGATTTTCTGAAATGTTactgattttgaaaattgaatgatgttgttgttgctgattttctaatggttaaaatttttttagttgtaTGTTAAACATTATGTTTGTCATTTACGTGCGATTTAATCTgctttagttataaactttgatatttTGAAGTTGCTTacaaatttttattgataaattataGATAATTTATTAGGTAAAATTgtgtaattttgaattttattaggttagaaattattgaatttaaatatttaaaattatatgttgaattttttataattttatttaatatttaattaaattgattgaaCTCCGGTCGAACCATTCAACAAGTGAAGCAATTATCTTATCAGTTAATTGACTGGTCCAGTTCTCACAACCTTGATTTTTAACAATCATGCTTTAGTCAAAGTATATATCAATATACTAATTTAATCATGTGCTAAAGCTCATTGTCTACTCGGAGGTCCCTTAGAATCCAAGTTATAATCTAATTTAGGGTAATCCCTAacctttttgaaatttttcaaaactacTCTTAACgtttatttcaatttaattttgttcttaatgtttgaaataaatttcaattttatcctta is a window from the Arachis hypogaea cultivar Tifrunner chromosome 17, arahy.Tifrunner.gnm2.J5K5, whole genome shotgun sequence genome containing:
- the LOC112765340 gene encoding uncharacterized protein; its protein translation is MASGFGESTSKSPPSPSYSNNSNNNNDAGNFECNICFDLAQDPIITLCGHLFCWPCLYKWLHLHSQSQECPVCKAAIEEEKLVPLYGRGKTSTDPRSKTIPGLNIPHRPTGQRPETAAPPPEANHFHQHGFGLMGGLGGFAPMATARFGNFTLSAAFGGFIPSLFNFQLHGYHNGSMYGGAAGYPYGYSNSFHGVHAHRYPLHAGQGQQDYYLKRLLLFVVFFVVLAFIWQ